Proteins encoded within one genomic window of Aspergillus nidulans FGSC A4 chromosome VII:
- a CDS encoding protein kapG (transcript_id=CADANIAT00008841), with the protein MPIASESTTTTTTMTTFSAPVTAPRTPHNQAALAASFTNFLTVSVHQILWLRSVYPRATFLPVRAYNYPVRQSRHPKVCDYINDASIAVGTEILKGTITAVSIILSSARTNQPLERYAFDLSGFPRVPPGEVHTTFEDRMEDSSKSAPHNSQVLDLEAQFRACLARLASACARLTPLPRDDEFSFTVCIEVREDALPPAGTTTEEQTWVVAEPGKVHLRSCSAPYSVSKLKNGGPQQPPPKVSNGRAKTVPVRRVEAGELRLELWVEEARQKFNEPVDSEHPP; encoded by the coding sequence ATGCCTATAGCCAGTGAGAGCACCACCACGACGACAACCATGACAACGTTCTCTGCTCCGGTCACTGCACCTCGGACTCCTCATAATCAGGCTGCCCTGGCCGCTTCCTTTACAAATTTCCTCACCGTCTCTGTACATCAGATTTTATGGCTCCGGTCGGTCTATCCGCGAGCGACATTTTTACCCGTTCGGGCTTACAACTATCCCGTTCGACAGTCCCGCCATCCCAAGGTGTGTGACTACATAAACGACGCCTCAATTGCAGTCGGAACAGAGATCCTAAAAGGCACGATAACGGCTGTCAGCATTATTCTGTCATCTGCCCGCACAAATCAGCCTCTCGAACGATATGCCTTTGATCTCTCAGGATTCCCTCGTGTGCCCCCCGGGGAGGTGCACACCACTTTCGAAGACAGGATGGAAGACTCATCCAAGAGTGCCCCGCATAATTCCCaagtcctcgacctcgaaGCGCAATTCCGTGCTTGTCTTGCGAGACTTGCATCAGCTTGCGCCCGATTGACTCCTTTACCTCGTGATGATGAATTCAGTTTTACCGTTTGCATCGAAGTCCGCGAGGATGCCTTACCTCCTGCGGGGACCACAACAGAAGAACAGACCTGGGTTGTGGCGGAACCAGGCAAAGTTCATCTCCGATCATGTTCGGCTCCATATTCCGTTTCGAAGCTCAAGAACGGTGGGCCGCAACAACCGCCCCCGAAAGTGTCCAACGGCCGTGCCAAAACAGTGCCGGTACGTCGTGTAGAAGCCGGAGAACTTCGTCTCGAGTTATGGGTGGAAGAGGCACGGCAGAAGTTCAATGAACCGGTGGATTCTGAGCATCCGCCATAA